The following are encoded together in the Janthinobacterium sp. Marseille genome:
- the ndk gene encoding nucleoside-diphosphate kinase, whose product MAIERTLSIIKPDAVAKNVIGQIYSRFEGAGLKIVAARMTQLSRAEAEGFYAVHSARPFFKDLVDFMISGPVIIQVLEGENAIIKHRDLMGATDPKKADKGTIRADFADSIDANAVHGSDAEETAKVEIAYYFPALNVYSR is encoded by the coding sequence ATGGCAATCGAACGCACACTGTCGATTATTAAACCGGATGCAGTAGCAAAAAACGTAATCGGTCAGATTTATAGCCGTTTCGAAGGCGCAGGCCTGAAAATCGTCGCTGCTCGCATGACGCAATTGTCGCGTGCTGAAGCCGAAGGTTTCTATGCTGTTCACAGCGCACGTCCTTTCTTCAAAGACCTGGTCGACTTCATGATTTCCGGTCCTGTCATCATCCAAGTGCTCGAAGGCGAAAACGCAATCATCAAGCACCGTGACCTGATGGGCGCTACTGATCCGAAAAAAGCAGACAAAGGCACCATCCGTGCTGATTTCGCTGATTCGATCGATGCAAATGCTGTACACGGTTCCGATGCAGAAGAAACAGCGAAAGTTGAAATCGCTTACTACTTCCCAGCACTGAACGTTTATTCGCGTTAA